In Kryptolebias marmoratus isolate JLee-2015 linkage group LG11, ASM164957v2, whole genome shotgun sequence, the following proteins share a genomic window:
- the si:ch211-256a21.4 gene encoding uncharacterized protein si:ch211-256a21.4, whose translation MKFLALGDLTDRFQFAESCLGLAGCLCVSYAVWSPFWLNEKGLWTCNHNISDQNDSKDGVVFNALEAERVFGVLSFLMAVSTGALCLVFALCWTSQTVRSYTNTHPFLKAGQALYPTTLLMLTLASTGFFFLLSWSFFTYQHWEEIRKDFSGLGNSYWLGAVGWILLLVVEVIVFVAEQAVVPDVIPDLEKAEESWQVSSARWQ comes from the exons ATGAAGTTTCTTGCTCTGGGAGACCTCACTGATCGCTTTCAGTTTGCTGAGTCTTGTTTGGGCTTGGCAGGCTGCCTTTGTGTGAGCTACGCTGTCTGGAGCCCCTTTTGGCTGAATGAGAAGGGGCTGTGGACATGTAACCATAACATAAGTGACCAGAACGATAGTAAAGATGGTGTTGTCTTCAATG CTCTGGAAGCAGAGCGAGTCTTTGGAGTCCTTTCATTCCTGATGGCTGTGAGCACGGGCGCTCTCTGTCTGGTCTTCGCCCTCTGCTGGACGTCTCAGACGGTGCGCTCCTACACCAACACCCACCCTTTCCTCAAGGCAGGACAGGCTCTCTACCCAACCACCCTGCTTATGCTCACCCTGGCCTCCACCG GTTTCTTCTTCCTCCTAAGCTGGTCCTTTTTCACCTATCAGCATTGGGAGGAGATCCGTAAGGACTTCTCTGGCCTCGGCAATTCCTACTGGCTGGGAGCTGTGGGCTGGATCCTGTTGCTGGTTGTGGAGGTGATTGTTTTTGTGGCTGAACAAGCTGTCGTGCCGGACGTCATACCTGACTTGGAGAAGGCCGAGGAGTCATGGCAGGTTTCTTCTGCTCGATGGCAGTGA